The nucleotide window GCGCAGATCCACCCCGAGCAGATTGTCCAGCAGTATTTCCTCGTTTGGTGTGCTGTTGGGTGCCAGGTCCAACATCTCCCAACTGGATCGGGTCAATTGATTCTTTTCAAAAGAGTAGACAATACGTTGCAGGGCGCTGCGTTGCAATCGCCGGGGATTGTCGCGACCGGTACGGGTCAAGGTCAACAGATGGGAACCGGCGACAAGGCCATCCATGGCAGGCCGTTCAATGCCTTCCTTGTCACGGATGGCACGATCCACGGCCTGTTCAAGGTCGGTTCTGAACTGATTGAAAAAAATTTGCAGGCGCGCCAGTTCCCGGTTACGTCGCGTCACCTCTTCCTGGGTATTCAACAATGCTTTCAGGCCACCAAAAGCCATGACAAACATGATGCCGAGAATCGCAATGGCGATCAACAGTTCGACCAGGGTAAATCCCGGGGCAGGATGGCGGTCAATCCTGGAGACGGTGCGAAGAGAATGATCCTGGTTACGGTTGGCCAAGGTAACTCTCCAGGCGGGCAAGGGAAGATGATTTTTTATCCTTTCCCAACCGCACGGATATATCCAACCGTCGGACAGCCGCATCGGGTGTTGGCAATACCTGGATGGTCCATGACCATTCCCGATTGGCCATCTCTTCGTGGCCTGTCAGGGTTCCTGGATCTGGCCAGTGATTCATGATCTGCTGGTTGGTGGCCACATTCATGGCCACCCAGTGTGCCAGGACCCGATCCCGCATGGCGGCGGAATCTTCGGCCATGCGCCCGCCGGCAACCACCATGGCACCCAGAGCGGTAGCCAGAACAGCCAGTGCCACCAGAACTTCCAACAGGGAAAAGCCGCTTTCTTGAATCCGATATTCACGCATGTCAGGACTTGTCGGAACGCTGCAATTGCATTCCTCCCCGACCATTTCCCGACAGGGTCATGTGATAGCCATTGAGACCATGCAGTAGAAGTTTGAACGGTATGGACTCACCGGTCGTGCCAAACACCAACTG belongs to Magnetococcales bacterium and includes:
- the gspJ gene encoding type II secretion system minor pseudopilin GspJ, which produces MANRNQDHSLRTVSRIDRHPAPGFTLVELLIAIAILGIMFVMAFGGLKALLNTQEEVTRRNRELARLQIFFNQFRTDLEQAVDRAIRDKEGIERPAMDGLVAGSHLLTLTRTGRDNPRRLQRSALQRIVYSFEKNQLTRSSWEMLDLAPNSTPNEEILLDNLLGVDLRYLDKDMAWLTRWPSGNNLTGTNLPRAIEIVLELRSWGRIRQLVQIRNQVSQ
- the gspI gene encoding type II secretion system minor pseudopilin GspI, which translates into the protein MREYRIQESGFSLLEVLVALAVLATALGAMVVAGGRMAEDSAAMRDRVLAHWVAMNVATNQQIMNHWPDPGTLTGHEEMANREWSWTIQVLPTPDAAVRRLDISVRLGKDKKSSSLARLESYLGQP